Proteins from a single region of Harmonia axyridis chromosome 4, icHarAxyr1.1, whole genome shotgun sequence:
- the LOC123677558 gene encoding DNA primase small subunit: MAFNEDHLPDLLPLYYKRLFPHQLFHQWLSYGDNQLFSKREVSFTLFGDIYIRFQSFDTYEQFVQEIHKKLPVKIDIGAIYLQRPKDKLTCRTLIPVQKEMVFDIDMTDYDDVRICCSGAEVCNKCWKFMVIACKIIDATLREDFGFKNILWVFSGRRGIHCWVADFNVRHFGDDVRSSVAEYIQVLKGGLTSKKVQLPGDKIHHSIVRSLSVIDKYFHESLVINQDILGKERLDKFLNIIDQDLRGTFKDALEKFDTSEERWKAFETHFADLSRKGQIPRNLRNLKEEIKLQYCYPRLDIHVSKAMNHLLKAPFCVHPKSGKISVPFNPRFVDSFDPDKVPTITLLDQEINEYDAKTKTMSEGVEDGPMKIKDYKKTSLLKSVVIFEQFIRSLERDIRSRENTDIMEVM, encoded by the exons ATGGCTTTTAATGAGGATCACCTTCCCGATTTATTGCCTCTTTATTATAAACGACTTTTTCCACATCAGTTATTCCATCAATGGTTAAGTTATG GTGATAATCAGCTATTTTCAAAAAGAGAAGTATCATTCACATTATTTGGAGATATATACATACGATTCCAGTCCTTCGATACATATGAACAATTTGTTCAAGAGATACATAAAAAATTGCCAGTTAAAATTGATATTGGAGCTATATACCTTCAACGACCCAAAGACAAACTAACATGTAGAACATTAATACCTGTTCAAAAGGAAATGGTTTTTGATATCGATATGACTGATTATGATGATGTTCGGATATGCTGCTCAGGAGCAGAAGTATGTAATAAATGCTGGAAATTTATGGTTATTGCATGTAAAATTATAGATGCTACATTGAGAGAAGATTTTGggtttaaaaatattttgtggGTATTTTCTGGAAGAAGAGGTATACATTGTTGGGTTGCTGATTTCAATGTGAGACATTTTGGTGATGATGTGAGAAGTTCAGTAGCTGAGTATATCCAAGTACTTAAGGGTGGTTTAACATCAAAGAAAGTGCAATTACCAGGAGACAAAATTCATCATTCAATTGT GAGATCTCTTTCTGTTattgataaatattttcatgaatcttTGGTTATAAATCAAGATATATTGGGAAAAGAAAGATTGGAcaaatttctgaatattataGACCAAGATCTGAGGGGTACATTCAAAGATgcattggaaaaatttgatacaTCAGAGGAAAGATGGAAAGCATTTGAAACCCACTTTGCTGATCTTTCAAGGAAG GGTCAAATTCCTAGAAATTTAAGAAATTTAAAGGAGGAAATAAAGTTACAGTATTGTTATCCAAGGTTGGATATCCATGTGTCCAAAGCAATGAACCATTTACTGAAGGCACCATTTTGTGTGCATCCAAaaagtggaaaaatatcagTCCCTTTTAATCCACGTTTTGTGGATAGCTTTGACCCCGACAAAGTACCTACAATCAC GCTGCTCGATcaagaaatcaatgaatatgaTGCTAAAACCAAAACAATGTCTGAAGGTGTTGAAGATGGtccaatgaaaataaaagattaCAAAAAAACTAGTTTATTGAAATCTGTTGTTATTTTTGAGCAATTTATAAGGTCCTTGGAGAGAGATATCAGAAGTAGAGAGAATACCGATATAATG GAAGTGATGTAA